Proteins encoded within one genomic window of Rhodothermales bacterium:
- a CDS encoding YtxH domain-containing protein: protein MKRDSIGRSIRAGAWGVLLGSAAGFALGLLLAPEEGRKIRRRLAFQLEHLSRRVGTLVDQVVSDEDSSDARREGDELVEDAKQQAQKIRDDIDALLGEVQRGRSSRSEASTG from the coding sequence ATGAAGCGAGACTCGATTGGCAGATCTATTCGTGCCGGAGCATGGGGTGTTCTCCTGGGGAGTGCCGCAGGCTTTGCGCTCGGCCTGCTTCTTGCACCGGAAGAGGGACGGAAGATCCGTCGTCGTCTGGCGTTCCAGCTTGAACATCTGTCGCGTCGCGTCGGTACGCTGGTGGATCAGGTAGTGTCCGACGAAGACAGCAGCGATGCTCGCCGTGAAGGCGACGAGCTGGTGGAAGATGCGAAGCAGCAGGCACAGAAGATCCGGGACGACATCGACGCGCTACTCGGTGAGGTCCAGCGCGGGCGTTCCTCACGCAGTGAGGCATCGACCGGCTGA